A stretch of DNA from Noviherbaspirillum sedimenti:
GAAAGCCAAAACAAAAGACGGAGTTTCTTTAAAGAAGCAAGCCCTTAGCCAGCATGCCTGGTCACGTCGCATGTGCTGCAGAGGAAACGTGTGAACTTCCTTATTCCTGGTGCCAGACTTTTACACCATCAATGATTGATATCCCCTTGTCAGGAATACGCGCAGACTCCCGCACGACCAGCCTTCCCTTTACCGTCTCATGGACGGGAGCCATTCCTTTATCTCCCAAGGCTTCTTTCACGATATCCACGACACGTCCCACCATTAACCGGACCGGCTGGGCGTATGTCGTCAGTCCAAAAATCGGCCATCCCGCCAATTCCGAGTCATCAAATCCTACGACGGAAATTTGACTACCCACTGCCAGGTTAAATTCGGTACGGGCAACGTTAATTGCTGCCAAAGCCATTTGATCGTTTGCGCAAAAAATGGCGTCAGGCCGATTTTTCCGGTTCAACAGCTCCCTGGTCGCCGACACGGCACCGGCCGCCGTATAGTTGCCGACCACGCGTATTGGCGTAGCATAGCCATGCTCTTGCAGATAGTCGGTAAATGCTTTTTCCCGGTCGCGATTGGTCGAGGAGTTTTCCAGGCCGGCGATATAAGCGAATCGCTGATGGTCACTCGCCGCAAGAAAAGCAGCGATCTGCGTAGCGCCTGATTTGTTTTCCCCCGTGACGCTGGACGCCATCTTGCTATTGGTTTTCCGATTGAGAAGTACGACAGGCAAACCAATCTGCTGACACTCGTCGGCGAAATGCGAAGATAAATTCGAAGCAACCAGGACGAGCGCATCGACGCGATACCGCAGAACCTCTTCCAATACGGGATCCGAATTGCGATCAGGGTTGGTCGTAAAGAGCATGATGCGATAGCCGATCTCACCAAAGCCCTCTGCAAGCGCTTCCAACAATTCGGAATAAAAGGGGTTCGACAGGCTCGGGATCGTCACGCCCACAATATTGGAACGCCCCGTAATAAGGGAGCGTGCCACCAGGTTGGGCCGATAGCCAAGCTGCTTGGCAGCCAGCATCACCTTTTCCCGCGTATCGGGCGAAACGCTTGCCCCTTCCGTATACGTGCGGGAAACGGCAGATTGAGACACTCCTGCCAGCCGAGCAACTTCATGCGCTGTCACGGGCCGACGATCAGCTGGCGCTGCTAGCGCATGTTGACTTTTTGAATGCCTGCTGATCATAGACCCCTGTGATTAAAGACTTGTAAGTTCTCAATGTTAGTCTACATGAACAATGCGGATTTTCACCTGCCTTTCAGGACCGCAATCTGTACTTGGAGCCTCTGCTTTTGGCCTATTCTGTTGGAATTGTCATCAGCTAACGGTTTGGCTACGGTAGCGCAAATAAAAAAGCCCTGCAACAGGCCCGCAAGGGCCAAGGAAAACAGCTTGAATGCGCCGTTCTATCGGATCAAGCCGCAATTAACAGGGGGCATTGCGTCCCGTCCTTTATCTGAATAAAAAAGCCACCGCAACGAGCAGCGCTACGAAACTCGATACGAGCACTGCCCCGGCGGCGATGTCCTTGACCGCGCGAATCTCGGGGTGCAGTTCTGGATGAATGCGGTCTGCCAATACTTCCAATGCCGTATTGAACAGTTCGGCAACCAGGACCAATCCAACTGCCAATGCGCCCATCACCCACCATACAATCTCGGGGCGCGTCAGCAATAGAACAACCAGCACTCCTGCGGCAGCAAATACTTGCAACCGGAAGCTGGATTCGCGGCGGAATGCCAGATAAAGGCCATTGATGGCAAATCCGAGCCGCTTTCCAAACGACTGTCCCTTCATCGCTTCGCTCCATTGCCAAGATTGAAAACGTGGGCAAGCAGCCAGCACCCGAGTGCCCAGGCCGCACCGGCAGCCCAGCCAGCCAGAACATCGCTAGGCCAGTGGACGCCAAGATAGACCCGGCTGACGCCAATCAGGATGGACAAGGCAGCGGCGATGCCCATGACGTAAATCTTTAACCATCGTCCTGGCGTCAAGCGTGCCACCAGCGCACCCAGGGTCAGGTAGACCAAAGCCGACATCATTGCGTGGCCGCTCGGAAAGCTGGCGTGATAGTCAAGCGTCCCCAGGGGGACCAGGTCTGGTCTGGGGCGACTGAACACTTCCTTCAGCAGGAAGGATGCCAGCCCGCCGCCAAATGTCGCAATCAGCGTGAAAAGCGCTGTTCGCCATTTTCTAATAAGCAGCAGAAAAATAACTGCCGCGGCAACGAGCAAGATCAGTACGCCCAGACTACCCAATCCACTGATGTCGCGCACAAATTCATTGAGCCAGGCGGGACCAAACGCTTGAGTTGGGTCATGGGCGGAACGAAAAACCATCAGGATTGCCAGATCGATTTTTCTGGTTTCCCCCTGAACCACGTCTTCGGCTATCTCGATAAAAAACCACAGCGCAGAGGTGATGGCCGTGATTGCAACAAGTAAGCGGACTTCCAGCCAGTTGCGAAGCATAAACTTCGTCTCAAATCTGAAAACCTATTCCGCATCCGGCTGCGCCGCCGGCTCGGCTTTCCTGAATGCTTCCAGCGTCATCGCGTATTCATCGATGCGCGCAATCGTCGGATAGGCATCCAGCGCAATGTCGAAACGCCTGGCATTCCATACCTGCGGAATCAGGCAAAGATCGGCAATGGTCGGCTGGTCGCCGTACACCAGCTTGCCGGTATGCGGATCGCTTGCCAGCCGCTTTTCCAGCGACGCAAACCCTGACGTCACCCAATGCCGGTACCACGCCTGCTTGTCCTCTTCCGACACACCCAGCGTGCCCTTCAGGTACTTCAGCACGCGCAGGTTGTTCAGCGGATGGATTTCGCAGGCGACCTGCAGCGCCACGGCACGCACGTAAGCGCGATCGGCAGGTTTGGCCGGCAACAGCGCCGGCGAAGGATGGGTTTCCTCGAGATATTCGATGATCGCCAGCGATTGCGACAACAACTGGCCGTCATCCTCCAGCGCCGGCACCAGGCCGGCCGGATTGATGGCCTGGTAGGCGGGCGCCATCTGTTCGCCGCCGCCACGCACCAGGTGCACCGGCAGGTATTCGTACGGCAGGCCCTTCAGGTTCAGGGCGATGCGGACCCGGAAGGAGGCCGAGCTGCGATAGTAACTGTAGAGTTTCATCATGGCAGATTCACTTTACCAGATGGGCGGGAAGAATGGTACCGGTGCAGACGCCGAAGCCGACGCGGTAGCCCGCGCCCTGGCACCAGCCGCGCAGGGTCAGCTCATCGCCATCCTCGATGAATGTGCGCTGCTCGCCGGTTTTCAGGGTGATCGGCTCGCGGCCGTTCAGGGTGGCCTCGAGCAGGGCGCCCAGCGAATCGCGCGTCGGTCCGCTCAAGGTGCCGGAACCCATCAGGTCCCCTACCCTGGTATTGCAGCCGGATACGGTGTGGTGCGCCAGTTGCTGCGCCATCGACCAGTACATGTACTTGAAGTTGGTATGCGCCAGGGTCGTTGCTTCCGCCTTGCCTTGCGGCTTCAGCAAGGCTTCGAGCTGGATATCGAAGGCATGTTCGCCGGCGTGCCGCAGGTACGGCAGCGGCTCGGGCGACTGCGCCGGCTGCGCCGTGCGGAACGGCTCGAGCGCATCCATGGTCACGATCCATGGCGAAATCGAGGTAGCGAAGGTCTTGGCATTGAACGGGCCCAGCGGCACGTATTCCCAGGCCTGCAGGTCGCGCGCGCTCCAGTCGTTCAGCAGCACCATGCCGAAGATGTGCTGCTCTGCTTCCTCGCAGGGAATCGGCTCGCCCAGCGCGTTCGGCACGCCGACGATGAAGCCGGTCTCCAGTTCGATATCGAGCTTGCGGCAGGCGCCAAAGATCGGGCGCTCCTGGTCCGGCAGCTTGATCTGGCCGTTCGGACGCCGCACCGGGGTGCCGCTGACGATCACCGACGAGGCGCGGCCGTTGTAGCCGATCGGCAGTTCCGACCAGTTCGGCAGCAGCGCATTCTTCGGATCGCGGAACAGCGCGCCGACATTGGTGGCATGCTCTTTCGAGGAGTAGAAATCGGTGTAACCCGGCACCTCGACCGGCAGCAGCATGCTGGCATCGGCTTGCGCCACCAGCGCCTTTTCGCGCAAGCCGGCATTGCCCTGCAGAGCCTGGTTTTCATGCGACAGCAGCGCGCTGATCTGTTCGCGCACGCCACGCCAGACCGTGCGGCCGAGGGCGATGAAGTCATTCAGCCGGGGCTGGGCGAACACGCCCGCTTCACACTTGAGCAAGCCGGCCTCGGCCAGCACTGCCAGGTCGAGGATGCGGTCGCCGATGGCGACGCCGACGCGCGGCGCCGAATCGCCGGTCTTGAACACGCCGTAAGGCAGGCTCTGGATCGGGAATTCGCAATCCGCTGCGTTGGCGGATTCAACCCAGCTTTTCAGCGAAGGTGCGGTAGTGGAATCGAATTTTGCCATGCTCTCATTCTCCTTTGAAGCTGCCGTCATGCATCCAGCGCGCATGCTGCGGCGCCTTTTTGGTCTTCGCCCATTCGTTGAGCATGTCCCACTTTACGTCGTCGAGCATCTTGTTCATCTTCGGCGTGGCAGTGTCGGCGCACAGTTCAATGCGATGGCCATTCGGGTCGAAGAAGTAGATGGACTTGAAGATGGTATGGTCGGTCGGGCCGAGCACTTCGATGCCGCCGGCTTCCAGTTTGGCCTTGGCTTCCAGCAGGTCGTCCATGGACTTCACTTTCAGCGCCAGATGCTGCGTCCACAGCGGCGTGTTCTGGTCGCGACCCATCGGCGGACGGGTCGGCAACTCGAAAAAGGCGAGCACGTTGCCCATGCCGGCGTCGAGGAAGACGTGCATGTAGGGATCGGGTTCCTTGGTGGACGGCACCTCGTTCTCGGCGATCGCCAGGATGAAACGCATGTCCAGGTACTTGACGTACCACTCGACGGTTTCCTTGGCATCCTTGCAGCGGTAGGCGACGTGATGAATTCTTTCGATCTGCATTTGATTCTCCTGAATGGTTTGCAAACTTACCCTGAGATCACAAGTCGCGCAGTGCGGCCTGGACGTGGGCGCCAAAGGTGTCGGCATTACCCAGCGCATTAGCGTTAAGCAAAGCCAGTTTGACGAGGAACAGCTCGGTTTTGTCCGGACCGGCCTGATCGATGGCGGTGGCCAACGCGTCGTACACGGTTTCCAGGCCCGGGATGGTCAGGGCGTTGTTGGCGATGGTCATGGAGGCTCTCCTATTACTGGGGCAAAGCGATATTCAGGGCAGCTTGCAGGCGGGTGGCGTCCAGCGTCAGCCAGCGTGCGCAAACGTGCTGATCGGGGCGCATCAGGTAGGCGGCGCCGCTGGCCAGCACGCCGTAGCGCTGGCGGAAGTGGCCGTCGGCGTCCGCCAGGGTCAGGTCGGCGCCGGCCACCGGCTGGGCCGCACCGACGGCGATCACGCGCAGCGGCACGCCGCGGGCACGGGTGTCCGCCACCACCTTTTGCAAGGCATCGGGCATGGCTGCTGCATCCGTGAAGTACAGCAAGTCGAAGCCGCCACCCAGGTGATCCAGCAGGAAATCGTTGGCTGCCAGGCGGATATTCTGCGGCGGCGCGCCGTGGGCGGGACCGGACTTGAACAACGCGTTGTCGTCGCCGGCGCTGTTGAGCGCAGAATGAGTGTACTCGTGCGGACGCGAGGTGCGCCAGTGGTAGAGCGGACGCACGAATTCTTCGGTCAGCGACAACGACAGCACGGCATCGCGCAACAGGCGGAAGCCGCGGCTCGGCGGCGCCATGAAGCGCGTGCTCTTGCCGGCTTCGTCGATGATTTCACGGGCTGCGCCGACGCGCTCGGCGCTGTGGTTGGCCAGCAGCTTTTCACTTGCCAGGCCCTTGATCACGAAGGCCAGGTGCCAGGCCAGCGATTGTGCATCCTGGAAGGCAGTGTTGGCGCCGCGCACGCCGAAAATCGGCAGCAGGTGGGCGGCATCGCCGGTGAAGATCACGCGGCCATGCACATAGTCGGGCAGCGTCAGGGTGCGGGCGGAATAGACTGAATTCCAGTCCATCTCCCAGGCAATACCGGCGTGGCCGATCATGGCCAGCTGGGCGTCGATGCGTTTTTTCAGCGATTCCGGCTTGAGCGCTTCTTCCGGTGTTTCGCCGGGCGGCAGCTGATAATCCACGCGCCAGATGCCATGCGGCTCGCGGTGCATCAGGATGGTGTTGCCGGGGTTCCATTCGGGATCGAAGAAGGCCAGGCGCTCGGTCGGCAGCGGCAAATCGACGCGGATGTCGGCGATCACGAAGAAACCCTCGTAAGAGGCGCCTTCCATCTGCAGATCCATGGCCGTGCGGATGCTGGAACGACCGCCGTCGGCGGCGACCACCCATTCGGTCTCCAGCGTGTAGGGGCCTTCGGGCGTATCGATGGTGACGTAGGCAAGCTTGTCGGCCTGCTCGACCTTGACAAGCTTGTTACCCCAGCGGAAATCAATCAGCGGATTGGCTGCGCAGGCATCGATGAGATATTCCTCCATGTACTGCTGCTGGATATTGATCATCGGGAAGAAGCGATCATCCGCATCGCGCGCGGATTCCATGCGGAATACGCGCTTGCCGCGATAATAGGAATTACCGAAAAGCCATGGCAAGCCATTTTCTGTCATGCGCGCGTCCACGCCCACCTGCTGCAGGATTTCCATCGAGCGGCGGGTAAAGACAATCGCGCGGCTGCCTTGGGAAACCTGCAGTTCCGCCGTCACCACCACGCTGGGCACGCCCAGGCGCGCCAATTCCAGTGCAGCCACCATGCCCGCAGGGCCGGAGCCGGCGATGACCACTTTCTTACGATCCTGCGCCGGATGGGCCGACGGCAACCAGGGCTTGAACACCTGGTAGTTGTAATAGATGGAAGGACGGGCTTCAGTGGTTGGTTGATGCATGATAAATCCCTAAATTCAGTGAATAACTGAAAAAAAACGTATCTGTTCCGGCTATAACTTAGTGCAGGCGCTGGCGTTCACGCGCGGATTGCCGCAGCCGTTTTCTGTCGCCGGGCGATAGGCAGCAGCAGCACGATCACGACGCCGACCATCATCAGCACGGCCGAATAGATCAGGCCAGCCTTGAAGCTCTGCGTGGCGTCCTTCAGCCAGCCGACGACGAGCGGATTGAGCGCCGAGCTGATATTGCCCATCGCATTGATCACGGCGATGCCGATGACCTGCGCCTTGAGGCTCAGCGCCTGGTCGGGCGTCGTCCAGAAAATCGACATGGCAGTATAGGAACCGGCCGACGCCATGCACACGCCCAGCATCTGGATACTCGGGTTGCCCGACATTGCCGTAAACATCCAGCCCGCCGCCGCCGCCAGCATCGGCAGCACCAGGTGCCAGCGGCGCTCCTGCTTGCGGTCGGAATGACGGCCCCACCAGATCATGGCAATGATGGTCACCACCTGCGGGATCGCTGCCAGCAAGCCGACCGTGGTATTGCTGGCATTGGCGCTGAAGCTCTTGACGATGAGCGGCGCCCAGACGGCTACCATGGCCAGCGTATTGACGAGACAGAAGTAGGCAACGGCAAACTTGATGACAGTCAGCGAAGTCAGTTCGGCAAACAGGCTGCGGCCACCGGCGGTCTCAATGGCAGCCGCGCCTGCCTGGTCCGCGGACGGCTTGCGCTGGGCCTGCAAGCTCCGCGCCAGCACGGCCTTGTCTTCCGCAGACAGCCACTTGGCATCTTCCGGCTTGTCATCCAGGTAGAAAAATACGACCAGGCCCAGGATGGCTGAAGGCAGGCCTTCCAGCATGAATAGCCATTGCCAGCCTTTCAGGTCCCAGATGCCGTCCATGGCCAGGATGTAGCCGGAAACCGCCGAACCCAGTGCGGCAGTCACCGGCATGGCAATCATGAACAAGGCATTGGCACGGGCGCGGTAAGCCGGCGGAAACCACAGTGTCATGTACAGCAACATGCCTGGCAAGAAACCAGCCTCGGAAATACCGACCAGCACGCGCAGGATATAGAGCGTATTTGCATCGGTCGCAAACATGGTCGCGGTGGACGCCAGGCCCCAGGCAATCATGATCGAGCCAATCCAGATCCGCGCACCAATCCGTGCCAGCACAATGTTGCTCGGAATGCCGCAAGCGATGTAGGCGACATAGAACAGCGTCGTTGCCAGACCGAACTGGGTCGTCGTCAGACCCAGGTCCTTCATCATGGTCAAGCCGGCAAAGCCGATATTGATTCGATCCAGAAAGGAAAAGACGAATAGCAGGAAAATGAACCAAAGCAAGCGCTTGGACACTTTACCGACAACGAGCCGTTCGATCTCGATGGCGCTGGTGGCTGCCGTGTAGCTGGATGGGGTTTGAGTTCCCGATGGGAATTGTTGCATTTTGGCTGTCTCCTGAACTTTCAATGAACCTGCCGGAGCGCACTGCGCACCAGTCAGTCATCGCCATTTTTTTATTAGTATCGGCGCAACGCATCATTGCCATTTCGCTTTTATTGGCAGGATGCGATTTTTTAGTATAAGAGTCAGCCGGGACGATGTTGTCCCTATTTTGGGTACAGCCGGATGGGCTAATTTCAGACTTTTTCAGTCGAGAGGCAAAGCGCGAACAATTGGCGCTGGCTTGAAATGCCGAGCCGCTGGTAGGCGCGCTTTTGATAGGTAATGACGCTGGCCGGCTTGATGCCCAGGATCTCGGCAATCTCGATGGCGGTACGACCTTCCAGCACGCCGCGCACCACATCCAGTTCGCGTTTGGCCAGCGTGGGGCAAAGGCTGCGCAATCGCGCCAGCATCAACTGGGGGAGGCCCTGCTGGTTCTGGCCGTGCAAGGCATAGTGATGTTTGGCTGCATGCCCTATCAAGGGTGCCAGCGCCTCGACCAGCGCAATTTCGCGCTGCTGGAAATTTGCATAAGTGCGATCGCGGTAAAGATTGACTGACAGCCAGATGTCATCGGCCGGCTGCAGCAGCACCGACAAGCGGTCGCAGACATTGGGGTCGCTGTAACAGGCTGCACGATAACCCGCATGCGTGATGTCGTCGCTGGTTTGCCGGTGCATCACGATGGCCCCGCCAGGCTTGGCGGCGGGTTCGTTTGTGACGATCCCTTGGTTGCCATCGAGAACATAAAACAGTTTTGAATAGACGTCGGCGACATCGCGCAAAAAGCGCCCGCCCCGGCGATCCGCAACCGACACGGTACGCGGACGGTTGCCAAATTCATAAGCGAAGATGGTGCACTGTGAAATCTTCGCGGCGTCGCCCAATGTATTGAGCACCTCTCCGGCAAACGAAGTCGCATCGGCACAACCGATGGCCGCCACGAGGCTGGTGACATGGGAAAGGTCGATTTGCCCGCCAGGCGCAGGACGGTCGAGTTGCCAGTAGCGCATTGCGCAAGATTGTACTGAATGAAGGAGTCTGTTTCAGGCTAGCATCCGGCCCTGGCAGTGTCAATGTCAGGGCCGTCGCCAAGATGCCGCGCCATTGAAATCATTCTGCGGGAATCGCTTGGCGAGGAAAGTACCCTGCGTCCCATTGCGCCCGTGGACTATCAACTTACCTGACGTTTCTGTTAAAAAAGATAATCGATCGACGATAGATAGCGTTTCCAAGCCTGTGCTATCGTAGCGCCCACACGTTGGCAACCCACTCAAATCAATTTTCAATGACCATGTCTTGTAATGGCGTGGTGGACGTATGCATATTCCAGTGATCAATTCCATTTATGATGTGTCGCTGTCGAAGCTCCTGGACACAGCCATCAACAACAAGACCAAGCCGCTTGGCAGTTTAGGCGCGCTCGAGTCCCTGGCCAGGCAGATCGGCCTGATTCAACGGACGGAACATCCGCAACTGACCAAGCCAGCCATCCTTGTATTTGCCGGAGACCATGGCATTGTCGCGGAAAATATCTCCGCCTATCCGCAAAGCGTGACATGGCAAATGGTGGAAAACTTTCTGGCGCAAGGCGCCGCGATCAATGTGTTTGCGCGCCAGAATCAGTGCGCATTGCACATCATCGATGCAGGCGTGAATCATGATTTCGGCCCGCGGAAAGGATTAATCCACCGGAAAATCGCTCCTGGCACGCGCAATTTTGCGCAGGAAGCAGCGATGACGCCTGCGGAATGCAGCCGCGCGATGGAACACGGCATGGCGCTGGTTTCCGCAATCGAAGCTAAGGTCATCGGCTTCGGCGAAATGGGGATTGGCAATACCACTGCGGCGGCGGCAATCATGCACAAGCTGACCGGCATTCCGGTCGCGAACTGTGTCGGCGCCGGGACGGGCCTGTCGACCGAAGGCATGTTACACAAGCAGCGCGTCATCGAGCGCGCGGTTGCCCATCACAGCAGCGTCACAGATCCGCTGGATGTACTGTCCACCTTTGGCGGCTTTGAAATCGCCATGATGGTCGGGGCAATGCTGCGGGCTGCCGAACGGCGCATGGTGCTGCTCATCGATGGCTTCATCGTGACCAGCGCATTGATGATTGCGGCGCGGCTGCAACCAGCCATTCTCGATTACTGTGTCTTTTGCCATTGTTCCGATGAGAATGGGCATCGACAGATGCTGGACCATCTCGGCGCGCGCCCGCTGCTGCAATTGAACTTGCGTCTCGGTGAGGGAACCGGTTGTGCGTTGGCGCTGCCGCTGCTGCAGGCCGCAGTGAATTTCATGGCGGAGATGGCAACTTTCGAATCAGCCCAGGTCCATGAGAAGATGGAATAGGCAGGGACCTTATGCTGCAAACTGCGAACCCGTCCATAAGCTTGCGCGCCCGGTGTATCCATCAGGTGCGCCTTTTTTTCGTCGCCCTGCAATTTTTCACCCGCATACCCATTCCGCGCTGGGTTGGCTTTGATCCGGCCTGGCTGCACCACGCTTCGCGCTACTATCCGCTAGTCGGCCTCGTGGTCGCGGCTGCCACAAGCGCCGTCTATCTGCTTGCGGCCTTGTTTTTGCCGCAACTGGTGGCCGTGCTGCTGTCCACCATTACCGGCATTTACCTGACGGGCGCGTTCCATGAAGACGGCTTCGCCGATGTCTGCGACGGCTTCGGCGGCGGCATGACGCCGGCGCGCGTGCTGGAAATCATGACGGATTCGCGGGTCGGCGCCTACGGCGCGATCGGCATCGGCCTGCTGCTGCTATTGAAATGCGCGACGCTCTTTTATTTGCCGGTGCAGGCGGTGATTGCCGCCTTGCTGATTGCGCATCCCTTATCGCGCATGATTTCAAGTGTCTTTATCTGGCGTCTCGATTACGTCAAAGGCGACGGCAAAGCCAAGCCGCTTGCGCACCGCATGTCCACGGCAGAAATGCTGATTGCCGCGCTCACCGCCGCCATGCCGATTCTGCTAATGGGTTTTGCGGGGTGGATTTCCTGGTATGGCATCCTCGCCGGCATGGCGGCTGCCGGACTGATGTCGACCTGGCTCGGCAAAATTTTCATGCGCCGCATCGGTGGCTATACCGGCGATTGTCTAGGCGCAGTGCAACAGGTCGCCGAAGTGGCCTTTTATCTCGGCGTGCTGGCTTGCATGGGCAATGGCATCCTGCATTGATAACAGCCCTCCCCCATGCGCCTGTATCTCATTCGTCATCCGCAACCGCTTGTCGCCAAAGGCATTTGCTACGGCAGCAGCGATGTGGCGGCTGATCCACATGATCATGCGCGCATCCTGCAATCCCTGCTGTTAAGCTTGCCTAAAAATGCGCGTTTTTTTTCCAGCCCGCTGCAACGTTGCGCCGGGCTTGCCCGAGATGTCGCGGATGTACTTGGCAATGTCACGCTGAGCTTTGATGCGCGTCTGGCGGAAATGGATTTCGGCAGCTGGGAGTTACGCACCTGGGACGATATCCCGCGCGCCGAAATCGATGCCTGGGCCAGCGATACCATCCACTACCGCCCCGGCGGCGGCGAGAGTGTTTTGCAGATGGCGCAACGCGTCCGCGCATTTCACGATGAGGTACTGATGCTCCAGCAGGATTGCGTGGTGATTTGCCATGCCGGCACCATTCGCCTGCTGCTGGCATGTCAGCGTAGCTTGTTGCCTGCGGAAATGGCCCTGTACGCTGCACAATCCAGTCACCAGATCGCTTATGGCGAAGTGATTCACCTGGAATGGCAAATCCCATGAACTTTCCCGATACGAAAACATCTGCCCTGACATGATCCCGAAGCCAAATCATACCTGTCCGCTATGCGGCGGTCCGAACGCATGCGCCCCGGCGTGCAGCGGCGACATCAATACGCCTTGCTGGTGTACCACCGTCAATATCGATCCGGCCGCGCTCGCCCGCATTCCGGACGCTCAGCGCATGCAGTCCTGCGTCTGCCAGCAATGCGCGACAGCGGCCGCCGACCCGGCGCCCGGGAGCGGCACCAACGCCGGATAGTTCATACGAAAATCAGTAGGGAATGAAACTGCGCACGCCGCCGCTTTCCAGCAATTCGAAGCGGCAATCGAAAGCTTGCTGCAATGTATCGACGGAAAGCACTTCATCGGCCGTGCCAAGCCAGTGACGCCCCTCGGCCAGCAGCAGCACATGGGTAGCGAAACGCGCCGCCAGGTCGATATCGTGGCAGCTCGAAATCACGGCATGCTTGCCCGCGAGCTCACGGATGAAACGCATCATGGCCAGCTGTTGCGACACATCCTGGTGCGCCACCGGTTCGTCCAGCAGCATCAGCGCCGGGGCTTGCGCCAGCAGCGCCGCCAACGCCACGCGCTGGCGCTCGCCGGCCGACAGCGTCAGCACATCCATCTTTGC
This window harbors:
- a CDS encoding helix-turn-helix transcriptional regulator, with protein sequence MRYWQLDRPAPGGQIDLSHVTSLVAAIGCADATSFAGEVLNTLGDAAKISQCTIFAYEFGNRPRTVSVADRRGGRFLRDVADVYSKLFYVLDGNQGIVTNEPAAKPGGAIVMHRQTSDDITHAGYRAACYSDPNVCDRLSVLLQPADDIWLSVNLYRDRTYANFQQREIALVEALAPLIGHAAKHHYALHGQNQQGLPQLMLARLRSLCPTLAKRELDVVRGVLEGRTAIEIAEILGIKPASVITYQKRAYQRLGISSQRQLFALCLSTEKV
- the cobT gene encoding nicotinate-nucleotide--dimethylbenzimidazole phosphoribosyltransferase, producing the protein MHIPVINSIYDVSLSKLLDTAINNKTKPLGSLGALESLARQIGLIQRTEHPQLTKPAILVFAGDHGIVAENISAYPQSVTWQMVENFLAQGAAINVFARQNQCALHIIDAGVNHDFGPRKGLIHRKIAPGTRNFAQEAAMTPAECSRAMEHGMALVSAIEAKVIGFGEMGIGNTTAAAAIMHKLTGIPVANCVGAGTGLSTEGMLHKQRVIERAVAHHSSVTDPLDVLSTFGGFEIAMMVGAMLRAAERRMVLLIDGFIVTSALMIAARLQPAILDYCVFCHCSDENGHRQMLDHLGARPLLQLNLRLGEGTGCALALPLLQAAVNFMAEMATFESAQVHEKME
- a CDS encoding adenosylcobinamide-GDP ribazoletransferase, with product MLQTANPSISLRARCIHQVRLFFVALQFFTRIPIPRWVGFDPAWLHHASRYYPLVGLVVAAATSAVYLLAALFLPQLVAVLLSTITGIYLTGAFHEDGFADVCDGFGGGMTPARVLEIMTDSRVGAYGAIGIGLLLLLKCATLFYLPVQAVIAALLIAHPLSRMISSVFIWRLDYVKGDGKAKPLAHRMSTAEMLIAALTAAMPILLMGFAGWISWYGILAGMAAAGLMSTWLGKIFMRRIGGYTGDCLGAVQQVAEVAFYLGVLACMGNGILH
- a CDS encoding histidine phosphatase family protein, with product MRLYLIRHPQPLVAKGICYGSSDVAADPHDHARILQSLLLSLPKNARFFSSPLQRCAGLARDVADVLGNVTLSFDARLAEMDFGSWELRTWDDIPRAEIDAWASDTIHYRPGGGESVLQMAQRVRAFHDEVLMLQQDCVVICHAGTIRLLLACQRSLLPAEMALYAAQSSHQIAYGEVIHLEWQIP
- a CDS encoding cysteine-rich CWC family protein, which translates into the protein MIPKPNHTCPLCGGPNACAPACSGDINTPCWCTTVNIDPAALARIPDAQRMQSCVCQQCATAAADPAPGSGTNAG